The genomic DNA GCGGTTCCGGCGAGAACGTAAAAGTCATTCAGGTGGCATCGGAAGCCTGTCGAAATTCCTATATGGAACGTCAAATCAAAGAAGTGGCAATCCCTTTAATGCTGGGCGAAGGAAAAGGCATCGTTGAAGCGATGGAAGCCTCCAACGTCTTCACACGCACAGCCATTTCAAGATTTCGGTCCGGCGCCGAATCCGGCGCCTTACGGAACAATGCCTTGCAGTTAGCCAATTATTACGAAACCGACACTTCTTACCGAATGGAAAAAGTTATTAATCTCGTCAATTTTATCGTGACAATGTTCATTATGGGCGTGATGATTGGAATCACTGTCGTTTCATCGGAAACATCGGTTATGTAAAAACTTTACAGGAAACTTACTTTGTCAAAACTCATTGGTGAAATATTACTGGAAAAAGGGATCATCAGCCATGACCAGTTGAAAAAAGCGCTGGAAATTCAGACGAGCGAATCTGCGACAACACGGCGACAAGTCGGTAAAATCCTGTTCGAGGATCTTGGAATCGACAGGCACGCGGTCTTACAAGAACTTACCGCTATTTTTGCCATCCGCGAGATGCCGGTAACCGCTGAAATGATCACCGAGGAACAAATCAATTTTATTACCGAAATTCTGGATAATCACAGCGACGATTTTCGTGCGGCGCTGATTCGTAATAAGATTATTCCCTACCAAGTTACAACGCAAAAGGGCGAAAACGTGCTGACGATTCTTTGTGCAGATCCTACCAACACAGAAATTAAATCTCTAGCAGGGCAACTTCCCTATCCAAAATACGAAATCGTATATGACCGTCTTGAAAACCTCGACGGAATAATCAATAAATGCCTCTCCAGCCGGAATGAATTTTTTAGTTTGCTGGATGAAATCGAATACGAAGATGAAGAAGGGCCAAAAGAAGAGGTTATCGATGAAGCCGCTTTGGATGCCGAAATCAACCAAAGCGCTTTGACAACTCTCGTCGAAGGAATTCTCGTCGAAGCTGTTCGCCAGGGGGTCAGCGATATTCATATCGTCCCCCAACCGGGAAACATAACTGATTTTAACTTGAGGCGAGACGGAAAACTTTCCGTCTATTATTCCCAAAAAGGGGTCAAACCCGAAGCAATCGCGGCTGTTTTTAAAGATAAGACACGGAATGTCGATCGATTTGAACGCGACATTGCACAGGATGGATTCATCCAGAAAAAAGTCGATGGCTATCTAATCCGTTACCGCGTCTCTATTGTCCCGATCGTCGGCTCCGAATTCGACCGAAAACTGGAGAGCATCGTCATCCGAATTCTTGACGACCGGAAAGTCATTACCGATTTGAGAAAACTGGGATTACAGAAACAGGCGTTGGACGATTTTAAACGCGCCATCAACAAACCATCCGGAATTGTCATCGTGACCGGTCCAACCGGAAGCGGAAAAAGTACGACTCTTGTGGCCGCCTTGTATTCCGTCATTTCTCCAGAAAAATGCGTTTTAACTGTAGAGGAGCCGGTCGAATATCTGATCAACGGCGCCCGCCAACTAAAGATCAGCGACAAAATGAACTTTGACCTCGCAATACGCGCAATTTTGCGGCATGATCCGGACATTGTTCTCGTCGGTGAAATCCGCGATCTGAAAACTGCTGAAATCGCCATCAAATTAGCCAATACGGGACACCTGACATTTTCAACGCTTCATACCAATGATGCCCCGAGCGCAATTTCCCGCTTATACAAAATGGGCATCGAACCATTTCTCATCGCATATTCCGTCAATATCATCATGGCTCAGCGACTCGTTCGGAAATTATGTGATGCATGCAAAAGACCGATAGAGCACAAAGATGTCGAGGCGGCACGACTTTTGGGATTTACGGATAAGGAAATAGAAGAAACGACTTTCTACGAAGCTGTCGGTTGCAACAAATGCCGGAACGGATACAAGGGCAGAATAGCAATCATGGAAGCCCTTTACTTCACAAAGGAAATCCGTCGGCTTATCGTCACTGCCGGCGAACAAGTGGATGAGGAAGCGCTTCGGACACAAGCTATTAAAGAAGGTATGTTGACGCTCCGGGTTTCTGGGCGTGAACGTATCAAAGAAGGCGTCACAACGATTGAAGAAGTTGCCGCCGTTACTGTCGAGGATTAAACATGGGAATCGGTCGTGCAGAATTGCTTATCTTGCTGGGTGCGATCGCAATTTTCGGAAGATATACGCTTACCATTAACGCCGCACGCTATAACAATGAATTTTGGATTATCGCCTGTGAGAGTCAGACCATGGCGGCTTCGATTGCGGACGGTGTTATCGAAGCTGTTGCCATAAAGGAATTCGATGAAGCCACAGTTAATACTGTCCTACTCGGTGGATTAAATTCATTGACCGACCCGACAGCGCTCGGAGCCGAATCCGGAGAGGTTTATCCAAATTTTGATGATATTGATGATTTTAACGATTTCAGCATGAGTGACACGGCGGTAAACGGCATTCAGTTTGAAATTTCCACAACGGTTGGCTATGTCAGCGAAGATGACTTGGTTAATTTTCAATCCGACCAAACTTACATAAAACGACTGAACGTTACGGTTTCGAGCGAACACATTTCTAAACCGGTGACTATCAGCCGGGCTTTTTCCTATTACAATTATTGAGGAGCCTTGAGTGGTTGATATTGAGCTTGTTGGTACTTTTTTAATCGCTGGGATTTTTATCTTATCGCTTTTAACTTTGAATGGACAGATTATGGAATCGAACACCGTCAATTCATTAAATGTCATCGCCCAGAGAAACGCTACGAACATCGCGACGATTATTCAAACCGACCTTCGGAAAATCGGGCAAGGCATAGAAACGGTGACGGAATCCATTCAATCGATTTCAGACTCGAGTATTTCCTTCATCTCAGACATTGACAAGGATGGAATCGCCGATACCATCACTTATCGCCTTGGCGCAGTTGGAGAAGCAACCGGAACGGAAAACGACAACGATCGCTTCCTGTATCGGACGCTCAACGGATCTGAGTCCGATGTTGCGCTCGGATTGACTCGTCTGGAAATGACTTATTTCGACAAGCAAGGAAACCAGACAATTGTTCCATCCGAAATAAGAACGATTTGGATTTCTTTAACCGTCGAAACACCTTTCTATTATCAGGAGCGATTAGGAACGGCTGAATGGCAGGGACAAATAACACCAAATAATTTAAAAGCGATTTAATATGAAAAATGAGTCAGAATTCACGGAAGAATTGAATAGATATCAGGACGCATCGGCAATTAAAATCAAGTCGAAGAAACGTGACGGCTTCGTCTCGTTCAAAAAACTACCTCTTATTCTTTCCAATTTTACTAAGGATGTCGCCGAAAAATTCCTCGAACTCGGTGAAGAATACAACATTCCACCCGATGAAGAAGTGATACGAAAAGACGAAATCGGAAGGGATTTCTTTATAATCTGCGAAGGATCGGTCACTGTCTGGCGGGAGGGCATCAAATTGGCGACATTAGTCAAAGGCGATGTTTTCGGAGAACTTGTCATTTTCCGCGATCATTACCGTATTGCCTCAGTCCGAACGGAGTCGCCGACTACGCTCCTTAAGTTCAATCGGCATGTGATGATGGATTTCTTTTCACGGCAGGAACAGCGTATTTTTTTCATTTACACCGTCAACGTCCTCGAAGTTCTGAGGCGAAAATTAGTATTGACTAACCGACGAGTCTGCGAACTGGAACAAAAATTGCGTAACCGGTAAGGAATGACAATGGACTCAAATTTGATCGAAACTGCACATCAAATACTCCAAAATTTCAACGAGTCAATCCCACAATTTTTATATGGAATCGAACGCCAGCAATTCGTAGCAAACCAATTAAAAAATCTTGAGCCGGACAAACGGTTGATTCTCCGAAAACTCATCGATGCATTCCTTGTTGAGATGCGTACGAAAAACGCCTCAGATATCGATTTGGGGTCTTATGGTTGCCACGGTAATATCTGGTTCCGGATTCATGGCGAAAAAGTAGCGGATTCCGGATTGGGTCAATTTTCGGAGGCTGAAACTGATACACTCATCTTAAACATTCTCATGGAACAACAGACACAAAACCTTATCAAATACCGAAACGTCGATTTTTCTTACAGCACCACAGAAAATGGAACGCTCCAGCGTTTTCGTGCAGACGTTTATTTCGATCTGGAACACCTCGCAATGAATATGCGGTTGATCAGTTCGGAAGTTCGTCCGATTTCCGCATTTAATTTTCATCCCGAAATTCTCAAGGCGCTCAGTTTGAAATTCGTCAAGCGCGGTTTGGTTCTGATTACGGGAATAACCGGTTCGGGAAAAAGCACAACGATGGATTCGATCATCGACGCCAATAATCGCACGGTGGATTCTTCAATTATTATCATCGGCGGACCGATCGAACATGTTCATGAACCGAAACGATGCGTCGTCCGTCATCGAAGCGTCGGGACTGACGTCCTCACCTTCAAAGACGGAGCAATACAGGCACTGAGACAAGACCCGGATATCATTGTCGTTACCGAAATGCGTTACGCGGATACGATTATCACAACTCTGGAGATTACAGATAGCGGCCATAAAGTATTTTCGACGCTTCACACCTCCTCCGCGGTTGAGAGCATCAATCGAATTATCGCCGAGGTTCCATCGGATGAACAAGACCGCGTCCGTGAGCGACTCGCCGATGTTTTAACAGTCGTCATATCACAGAAACTTCCGCGAACTCTTGACAACAAGCGGGTTCTTGCGAAGGAAGTCTTGCTTATGATTCCACCGATTCGCGCCGCCATTAAAAATAACAATTTGGATGAAATCTATCAGATGATCCAGCAATCCTCCCATCTTGGTATGATCACGATGGAGCAGGACTTGAAACGTTTATACGAAGAAAAAATCATCTCTTACGAAGAAGCTTGGGCGAACGCTAATAATAAAAAGAGGTTCGAAGAAATTGTCAAATACAAAGTCTAAAAAATCGCCACGGGTGTCTTCTAAAAAGAAACTTCTTGTACTGAATGTAGATGACATTGAATTGACCTCTTTATTCTGTACGTTGGGACAAGGTTTTATTGAGATCGAATCCGCGGATAAACATAAACTGGTTGAACCGCTAAAGGAAACAACCAACGAATCGCTGACTCTTGAAACGAACGGCCAACCCACCCTTTCTGCTGAGGATATTTTCGGATCGAGTGAAAAAGATCTGACTGCTTCGCTTGATAGTTCGCTGGCTACTTCTACTGAATCTGAAATTTCGGAAGAACAATCCAATGAAAGCATTCTACTGTCCATTCTGGAATCGGCGCCGGCTAAAAACTTCAATTACTCTGTCAATCTTCCCTCTTCCATTACCCACGTCTTTCAATTGCGAAATGGATACAAAGCGCTAAAAAAGTCCGCTCGCCGCAAGAAAGTTTATGCGGAGGTTAACGAAAGACTCAATAATCAGATAGCCAACGATCAATTCGATTATTTTTTAACTGAAGAAAATACCGGATTCGCTTTCGCTAATAAGACTGGAATTCCGCTGGTCAATTTGTACGAATCCATTCAAAAAGGAATGAAGAAGCGGTTCCGGTTGGTTTCCGTTCTTCCGGATGAAATCGCGTTATCGAATCTCGTCCGTTTCAACTACAATCCCTCAGACGATGAGGTAATAATCATCGTTCACATTGCGTTCGAGGAAAGCAAAATCATCATTACTCAAGGCGGTCAGATCACTCAACTCCCTCTTCCAATCCGCGAAGATGTAAATTCAAACCAGCTTCTAAAAACGATCGTTGGGAAAATCCTTTACGAACAAAGTCTCGGTAACATTCCGGATCAATATAGCGTAATTTTAACCGGTAAGGCAATCTCTCTCAATGCTTGTCCATTTTTTCAGCAAACCTTAGAAATAACAGAAGTCGCCTATTTCACAGCCCGACCGGAATTATTCCGATTTCCTGAAGAAACCGAAAAGTCATTATCCGAGTTTGCAGTTCCGCTTGGAAATGCCGTCACCGTTTTTTTCGCCGATGATAAAAAGATCACGCCGCTTTCGCTAATACCCGATTATATCAACCAGCGCCAACAAGTTTTTAAAATCGCATGGCACGGATATTTATTACTTACGTTGATTTTTCTGATGCCGATATGGATCAACAACCAATATACAAATAAATCGAAAACGAAGACGAATTTCACTCAGAAAAAAGCCTATCTCGAACAGTCAATCGACGGATTAAAATGGGTCGAACCGCTGTTGGATAGTTTAAAGATCCAGACAAAACTCGGTAAACAAAAACTCGAGTTATTGGAATCGCTTTCCAAAGGAACACATAGATGGAGTTACTCGCTTGACAAAATCATCCGGGCGATTCACGAAGCCGGTGACGATCTCTGGTTGACTGAAATTTCGAGCCAAGGCGACGGCTTTCAAATGACCGGATTCAGCCTCTATAGAAATCGAGCGCCCCGGCTCGCCGCTCAATTTCCATCCGCAAGCGTTGAAAACGTCACGCCCATCGAAATTCGGGGAAGTACGGTTTATCAGTTTAAAATCGTCGTCGAAAAGGTGGCCGAAGACGAAAAAAGTTTCAATCCTGTCATTAAAATTCCCATTCAAGCAACTCCAAAGAAATCGGATAAAAGCAGTGCAAGCAAAAAAGTAAAAAATTCCTCTGCTCTATTTCAAGCGGCGGTAAAACTATTTGACCAAAAAAAATATGACGAAGCACTGGCAACATTCGAAGAAATTGCCGATAGAAAGGCTGATCAAAAATACGCCGTCAAGTCAAAATGCTGGATCGGAAAATGTCACTTTTCGGTAGGCGATTATCCTGAAGCGATCGAAGTTCTCACCACTTTCATTGAGGAAAATCCACAAAGCGAGGAGAATCTAAGTGCGATGCTCTTTTTAGCAAAAGCGTATGCGGCAACGAATCGAAATAATGACGCACGAACTTTGTTTCTCTCGATAGTAAAACAAAGTCCAACCAGCGAAGTCGGTCTAGAAGCCGCCCAACTCATCGCTGCACTTCAATAGAAAGCAGAATATGCCGTACGAAATCCGAAATAGCCTTATTCTCGCGGTCTTCTTGGTTATCATGGGTCTCAGTGGACATTTTCTGATAAACATGAAGTTCGGGAATGATTTCACGAAAATCGAACAGGAACTGAAAACAAAACAGGACCGTTTGGCTCAACTTCAGAAATCGTTTTCAGAACTAAATGGATATGAAAAACAATTGAATCAAATCTCTGACCAACTAAAATATTACCCCAAGACAATTCTTCCGGAGCAGACCATTCATCAGACTTACCGGTATCTGGAAGAAATCGACCGCTATGGCACTTTTTTCAACTTTCGGTTCAATCTGCTCGGCGTTAAACGCAAAGATAACGTCTCAACTGCGTCTTACGAATTGGCTGGTGAAGGAAATTTTCCCAAAGCGATGCGTTTCGTCCGACGAATGGAATACGGCTCCCCTCTTTACAAAATCGAGTCGCTGAGTTTGAAAAAGAAATCGTCAAAATTACCAACCGAAAAAACATCCGAGGCAGATTTGGAAATCGTGGTCCGTTTGAATGGTATTTTCTTTACGCAGATAAAAAATCCGGATTTGATGGCACTTGGTCCTTATGCTTCTTTCCAACCTCAAGAATTTTCCGTTTTCGATCCGTTCAAACCGTTGATCCTTAATTATCTTCCGCCGAATATCGGCAATTTGATCAATATTGAAAACAGTCGCTTGATTGCTCTGACTGCCAATGTTGCTTTCATTCAGGATCAACAAGGAACTGTAAAGCAAGTCAAGATTGGCGGTGAAATATATCTAGGATATTTATCGAAAATCGACCTCGATAAAGGCGAAGCGCAATTTCTGATGAATCGCGGTGGAATCACCGACACATACATTTTACAACTCAAATCTTCTGGAAAAGGTAGAAAATGAAAATTCAACCCAAATCCCGACATTTTAGCCACTTCTCAAGCATTGTCCTGTTCCTAATGTTTATACATTTAGTAGCGACGATTTCATTTGCCCAGAAACTCCCGGTTGCCCTGACCAACAATCCTGAACAAATGGTATCGTTTCCACCAACAGCCAGTTTTGAACAGGTTGTACAAATCCTAAGTATCATGGCAACTAAGTTCGAGAATAAAGTCATCATTGATCCAACCGGTCAAAAAGGTCCAATCAATATCGAAATCCCGCCATGCCACTGGCTTAAAGCGCTACAAATTCTACTAAACGCTTACGATCTAGAATATGCCGATAAGGGTTCTTATTTAGAAATCATCAAACCAGCCGATTCCGAAAGCAAACCTAAGGCGCAACAGCCTTCACAAACCGGGCCGTCAGGTAAAGTACCGATAACAAAGGATAGCCGAGAAATTGAAATCTCCGCCATTTTTTTCCAAGGCGATCAGCGGTTTCTTGCTGAATCCGGAATCGATTGGTCGGTGATAGCTGACAAATCTAATATCGACATTAAAACTCTTGCAGGAACAGCCGTATCTCAGGAATTCTTTTCACTGTCTTCCAAATATCGCGATCTTAAAGGTTTGTTGAACATCGAAGGATTGCTTAAGACATTCGAGGCAATGAACATCGGAGAGATCATCGCTCGCCCAACGATAATGGTTCTCGACGGGACTGAAGGTTTGATTCAAGTTGGCGGTTCTTTTTCAATCAAACAAAATGATTTCGCCGGTAATACAATCGATAAATTTTTTGATTACGGTACAATCCTTGAAGTAACTCCTCAGGTCATAATCGACCAAGGAGTGACCTTTATCCACCTAAAGATTCGAGCCGAACGCAGTTCCGCGACGCCGGGTGCGGTTAGCACGACAATGGACAAGCAGGTAGCTTCAACCGATGTTCTTTTGGTCAACGGCGAGCAAACCGCCATTGCTGGTTTATATGCCGAGGAAAAATCGACTGTTCGGAAAGGAATTCCCGGAGTAAAAGATCTCCCTTGGTGGGTTTTAGGATTGCGATACTTAACCGGCTACAACTCGGTTGACAGAACAAAAAAGGAATTGGTCATCGTTTTAAAAGCTGAATTGGTACCAACTTTAGAAGACCGCGTCCGCGCTAAAAAAGAGAATTTAGAAGAAACTATCGAGCGACAGCGGGAAAAATACCCAACGGAAAATATTCCGCATTAATCCCACCACTTAAGGCTATTGACCGATTTTGGACTTTCTCCAGTAGAAGAAACATACGAATCGATCATTTGAATTGCCTCACTACTAAAGTAAAAGGTATCGTTTCCCTTGATTGAAATTGTCGCAGTAGGAGCGCCGAGCAATAACGCTCCATAAATACTGGAATTTCCTTTACTTGTTATATCCGCGTTAGCATCACCGGTGATGATAACGATTCCATACCACCTAACGTGTCCTTTAAATATAACACCTTCTGCAATCAATACGCCGTATCCGGTAAGATTCCCCG from Candidatus Marinimicrobia bacterium CG08_land_8_20_14_0_20_45_22 includes the following:
- a CDS encoding twitching motility protein PilT, encoding MDSNLIETAHQILQNFNESIPQFLYGIERQQFVANQLKNLEPDKRLILRKLIDAFLVEMRTKNASDIDLGSYGCHGNIWFRIHGEKVADSGLGQFSEAETDTLILNILMEQQTQNLIKYRNVDFSYSTTENGTLQRFRADVYFDLEHLAMNMRLISSEVRPISAFNFHPEILKALSLKFVKRGLVLITGITGSGKSTTMDSIIDANNRTVDSSIIIIGGPIEHVHEPKRCVVRHRSVGTDVLTFKDGAIQALRQDPDIIVVTEMRYADTIITTLEITDSGHKVFSTLHTSSAVESINRIIAEVPSDEQDRVRERLADVLTVVISQKLPRTLDNKRVLAKEVLLMIPPIRAAIKNNNLDEIYQMIQQSSHLGMITMEQDLKRLYEEKIISYEEAWANANNKKRFEEIVKYKV
- a CDS encoding pilus assembly protein PilB codes for the protein MSKLIGEILLEKGIISHDQLKKALEIQTSESATTRRQVGKILFEDLGIDRHAVLQELTAIFAIREMPVTAEMITEEQINFITEILDNHSDDFRAALIRNKIIPYQVTTQKGENVLTILCADPTNTEIKSLAGQLPYPKYEIVYDRLENLDGIINKCLSSRNEFFSLLDEIEYEDEEGPKEEVIDEAALDAEINQSALTTLVEGILVEAVRQGVSDIHIVPQPGNITDFNLRRDGKLSVYYSQKGVKPEAIAAVFKDKTRNVDRFERDIAQDGFIQKKVDGYLIRYRVSIVPIVGSEFDRKLESIVIRILDDRKVITDLRKLGLQKQALDDFKRAINKPSGIVIVTGPTGSGKSTTLVAALYSVISPEKCVLTVEEPVEYLINGARQLKISDKMNFDLAIRAILRHDPDIVLVGEIRDLKTAEIAIKLANTGHLTFSTLHTNDAPSAISRLYKMGIEPFLIAYSVNIIMAQRLVRKLCDACKRPIEHKDVEAARLLGFTDKEIEETTFYEAVGCNKCRNGYKGRIAIMEALYFTKEIRRLIVTAGEQVDEEALRTQAIKEGMLTLRVSGRERIKEGVTTIEEVAAVTVED